From Neorickettsia helminthoeca str. Oregon, one genomic window encodes:
- a CDS encoding multidrug effflux MFS transporter: protein MNYLLHTTLITLVVLVADIAVEIYVPALPSIAAFFSASAEIIKLTMGSNILGIAVSSLFYGALSDAWGRKPALILGLSIFVVASLLCIFSTSVFVLIFWRFFQGVGQGVAMVVGFASVKDFYSGERCAQIISRLSTVVAVSPAFAPLLGSMILVHFTWHYIFLFLALIASICLLMLIFFFQDTLKHKNPLSLRAIFASYMRVIRNKNYILYSFVVVITFMWLWNVITSAPFLLLEDMNVPMTEYGYLVAINVSGFVIGTILNHRYLHYVGLRNFIRFGLTLPLLSEILLIILHYTTGFSALLLECIWFFSAMGLAFVIGNATTLVLDQVDERDNGKATALLVFFEMVFGALGVYINAPFYDGTIVPLAIFTIGCVLATMLMLLILFRVDRKENTTNQVVR, encoded by the coding sequence GTGAACTATTTATTGCATACAACCCTGATTACCTTAGTTGTACTCGTGGCTGATATTGCTGTGGAAATCTATGTTCCTGCTCTTCCGAGTATAGCAGCTTTCTTTTCTGCTAGCGCTGAAATCATAAAATTGACTATGGGCAGTAATATACTTGGTATTGCCGTTTCTAGTCTATTCTATGGGGCTCTTTCCGATGCATGGGGCAGGAAACCAGCGCTTATCTTAGGTCTTTCGATTTTTGTAGTGGCTAGTCTTCTTTGCATTTTTTCGACCAGTGTTTTTGTTCTGATATTTTGGAGATTCTTCCAAGGAGTAGGGCAAGGTGTAGCCATGGTTGTCGGATTTGCTAGTGTCAAGGATTTCTACTCTGGTGAAAGATGTGCTCAGATCATATCCAGGTTATCTACTGTAGTCGCAGTTTCCCCTGCATTTGCACCGCTTTTAGGAAGTATGATCCTCGTACATTTTACTTGGCATTACATTTTTCTCTTCCTTGCTTTGATTGCTTCTATATGCCTGTTAATGCTGATTTTTTTCTTCCAGGATACGCTGAAGCATAAGAATCCTTTATCTCTGAGGGCTATATTTGCATCTTATATGCGGGTGATAAGGAATAAGAATTACATTTTATACTCTTTTGTGGTTGTTATAACGTTCATGTGGCTATGGAACGTGATTACTTCTGCTCCATTTTTGCTACTCGAAGACATGAATGTGCCTATGACTGAGTACGGATATCTTGTCGCGATTAACGTCTCTGGATTCGTGATTGGAACGATCTTGAATCATAGATATCTTCACTATGTTGGTCTGAGGAACTTCATAAGATTTGGTTTAACACTTCCATTACTGAGCGAAATACTCCTCATTATTCTCCACTATACTACAGGTTTTTCTGCGCTTCTCCTTGAGTGTATATGGTTTTTCAGCGCTATGGGCCTAGCCTTTGTTATAGGGAATGCTACTACCCTCGTCCTAGATCAAGTAGATGAGCGCGATAATGGCAAGGCAACTGCGTTACTTGTCTTTTTTGAGATGGTTTTTGGTGCTTTAGGTGTCTACATAAACGCACCCTTTTATGATGGAACAATAGTTCCGTTAGCTATTTTCACAATCGGGTGTGTACTTGCCACTATGTTGATGTTGTTAATACTTTTCCGTGTCGATAGAAAAGAAAACACTACCAATCAAGTAGTCCGTTGA
- the rpsF gene encoding 30S ribosomal protein S6 produces the protein MGFHIYECVFLASSSLTEGGVCNLMDNFNAIFAENNIKVLRQESWGLLSPAYRIKNHTKANYFMFVISAEPSSLHKFEAKLKYNDLVLRYLLQKKKKLKLSEEGISLKLPQYQQ, from the coding sequence ATGGGCTTTCACATTTATGAATGTGTGTTTCTTGCCAGTAGCTCTCTCACCGAGGGTGGTGTATGCAACTTGATGGATAACTTCAATGCTATATTCGCTGAGAATAACATTAAGGTTCTCAGGCAAGAAAGCTGGGGACTTTTAAGTCCCGCATATAGGATAAAGAATCATACTAAAGCGAATTATTTCATGTTTGTGATCTCGGCTGAGCCGTCTTCCTTGCACAAGTTCGAAGCGAAGTTAAAGTACAACGACCTCGTGTTACGCTATCTCTTACAGAAGAAGAAGAAATTAAAATTGTCTGAAGAGGGTATCTCACTAAAACTCCCTCAGTATCAGCAGTAG
- a CDS encoding DMT family transporter, which produces MNANHKNYNLRAILWMLFHMFTAALICASYRILGAEMDRAVVAFYLNVIGFIFLIPFALWKRKELAQSTLWRIYMLRALLTASSQILLVYAYNNMEFAQVSAITLLYPLMCSAASCMIFREKVGIRRASALVTGFIGAVIIINPSYHAFNHYSLYVILVTFLWVAYDLATSKWGKTESLITQSFFVMLFVTLFSALPASFKDFTNVSPLFWENFHYFGLIVVFYFVSGIAAIMHANELSVVMPFYFLVLVVSTAIGYYVFSESVSLSTSFGATIILGSTSYIAYREYQIKKSMEKQKSTRLI; this is translated from the coding sequence ATGAATGCGAATCACAAAAACTATAACTTAAGAGCAATACTATGGATGCTTTTTCATATGTTTACGGCTGCCCTCATTTGCGCGTCTTACAGAATTCTGGGAGCAGAAATGGATAGAGCAGTAGTTGCTTTTTATTTGAATGTAATTGGATTTATCTTTCTCATACCCTTCGCGCTTTGGAAAAGGAAGGAACTTGCGCAAAGTACCCTATGGAGAATATACATGTTACGCGCACTCCTGACTGCATCGTCGCAGATATTACTTGTGTACGCATATAACAATATGGAGTTTGCTCAGGTATCAGCAATCACTCTTCTCTATCCTCTTATGTGTAGCGCCGCATCATGCATGATCTTCAGAGAGAAAGTCGGTATCAGACGAGCTTCTGCATTAGTCACCGGCTTCATTGGAGCGGTAATCATTATAAACCCTAGTTACCACGCTTTTAATCATTACTCGCTGTATGTCATTCTTGTGACATTCCTATGGGTTGCATACGATCTTGCAACCTCCAAGTGGGGCAAAACTGAGTCCCTCATAACACAATCATTTTTCGTGATGTTATTTGTCACTTTATTTTCCGCGTTACCTGCGTCTTTCAAAGATTTCACGAATGTTTCTCCACTGTTTTGGGAGAATTTCCACTATTTTGGTCTGATTGTGGTGTTCTACTTTGTCAGTGGAATAGCAGCAATCATGCACGCAAACGAACTCAGTGTAGTGATGCCATTTTATTTCCTTGTATTGGTCGTCTCGACTGCTATTGGATATTATGTTTTCTCAGAAAGCGTTTCCTTATCTACATCATTTGGAGCCACTATTATCCTAGGAAGTACGAGTTATATTGCATACCGCGAATACCAAATAAAGAAGTCTATGGAGAAACAGAAGAGTACAAGATTAATTTAA
- the rpsO gene encoding 30S ribosomal protein S15 — protein sequence MINEKSEIIKKFRIADNDTGSAFVQVALFTERINNLTRHLQEFKKDYASRLGLLKIISKRRRLLNYLAKNDQQGCKNLIKMLNIRK from the coding sequence ATGATTAATGAAAAATCTGAGATAATAAAAAAGTTCAGAATCGCAGACAATGATACGGGTTCTGCTTTTGTGCAAGTTGCTCTGTTCACCGAGCGTATAAACAACTTAACCAGGCATTTGCAGGAGTTTAAGAAAGATTATGCGTCCAGACTGGGTTTGCTGAAAATCATCAGCAAGAGACGCAGGTTACTCAACTATCTTGCAAAAAATGATCAACAGGGCTGTAAAAATTTGATAAAAATGCTCAATATAAGAAAATAA
- the rplI gene encoding 50S ribosomal protein L9, whose product MLVILKETTRKLGSVGDVLTVKKGFARNYLIPLGKAVRATKANLAILEQEKEKLAMQQAAELEAASKLAESFSAIDVLPIYAQAERGFLFGAVNAKHIVAALSKKGIEVSQKNIVLGSPIKELGAHEVKIFLHPEVECLLRVHVLDASKERPSDAGDTLEV is encoded by the coding sequence ATGTTAGTTATTCTGAAGGAGACTACGCGGAAACTCGGTAGTGTAGGTGATGTCTTGACTGTAAAGAAGGGTTTCGCCAGGAATTACCTTATTCCTCTCGGCAAGGCCGTCCGTGCCACGAAAGCTAATCTGGCCATCTTGGAACAGGAAAAGGAAAAGTTGGCTATGCAGCAAGCCGCAGAATTGGAGGCTGCTTCGAAATTAGCAGAGTCTTTTTCTGCGATTGATGTCCTCCCTATATACGCACAGGCAGAGAGGGGTTTCCTGTTCGGGGCAGTTAATGCCAAGCATATAGTCGCAGCGCTATCCAAAAAGGGAATCGAAGTATCGCAGAAAAATATAGTCCTCGGTTCACCCATAAAAGAGCTGGGTGCTCATGAAGTCAAGATTTTCCTACATCCAGAGGTTGAGTGCCTTCTCAGGGTCCATGTACTTGATGCATCTAAAGAGAGACCGTCAGATGCTGGAGATACGCTGGAAGTGTAA
- a CDS encoding SURF1 family cytochrome oxidase biogenesis protein, whose product MRLTFIFCIVLAFLLGGWQVKRFLIKRGFTDNLERCAVTTLNSFGQYCSFTGKLVIRKDNVYFLYKDGEHFYVLISGATDKESFLVNIGYVKKSSKEEAIDIINQRLEYPKEMNLVGHLIPMRSTKVPFIKNDLTNLELYYLNSKELSNVFQLPMSDYVIYSTSNDLIEDSPEVFVQLPRPIIKVIMHLWYAIMWYSISGFGLVYYVCISRRSKK is encoded by the coding sequence GTGAGATTGACATTCATCTTTTGTATAGTACTGGCTTTCTTATTAGGAGGTTGGCAGGTTAAGAGGTTCCTTATCAAGCGAGGGTTTACAGATAATTTGGAGCGTTGTGCTGTCACGACACTCAACTCTTTCGGTCAGTACTGCAGTTTTACTGGTAAGTTAGTGATCCGGAAGGATAATGTATATTTTCTTTATAAGGATGGTGAGCACTTTTATGTACTTATCTCTGGTGCTACTGATAAGGAATCTTTCTTGGTAAACATCGGCTACGTGAAGAAATCGTCAAAAGAAGAAGCTATAGATATAATCAATCAAAGGCTCGAGTATCCGAAGGAGATGAATCTTGTTGGTCATTTAATACCAATGCGTAGCACGAAGGTCCCTTTCATCAAAAACGACTTGACTAACCTGGAATTATACTACCTGAATTCAAAAGAGCTCTCGAACGTGTTCCAGCTGCCTATGTCTGACTATGTGATTTATTCCACCTCAAATGATTTGATAGAAGATTCTCCCGAAGTATTTGTCCAGCTTCCGAGACCCATTATAAAGGTGATTATGCATCTCTGGTATGCAATCATGTGGTACTCCATCTCTGGCTTCGGATTAGTTTACTACGTGTGTATTTCGCGCAGAAGCAAAAAGTAG
- a CDS encoding polyribonucleotide nucleotidyltransferase: protein MFEIKESSIKWKGKDLHIKTGEVARQTAGVASVSYGGTVILAAVTVQKDSAVAGKPSDLSGLALVTNFLAKSYALGRIPTGFFKREGKLTEREILASRVIDRAIRPLIQENLVNEVNIVCKLLAHDSKSVLPEVPALIAASVALKLSGIPFEGPVVGVNIVKNADGTISHNQSRESDSVLELFAACTEDSVVMVESEANEVSEPEMVSALKDALESTKPVVAFINEFLVGIPKQKSVGVLYENAELYSKVKETYEESLKAVYDAQIKNKEERYTLLDVIYLDAYAKFGEMGFTDAEVRFFIKKVEKEIVKRNTLENGVRIDGRGLSEIRPISISLDYLPGTHGSALFTRGGTQSLVVTTLGSYQDEQIMDDIDGERRESVLLHYNFLPYAVGEVGALRAPGRREIGHGRLALKALKAMLPTKATFPYTIRIVSEITESDGSSSMATVCGSSLALMDTGVPVTKHVAGIAMGLITDGEKYSILSDISGDEDALGDMDFKVAGTGSGITALQMDMKVQGISVEIIEKALNQALEGRMYILGKMLDAISAPRQDVKSSAPKILCYEINKDVVHKVIGSGGKTIKGISCDTASKIDIDANNFVHIMADSKETLMKAKARIDAVSGFTENTGSAPVKISIGKIYEGKIVSIVDFGLFVLLPNRQEGLVHISEISKERVNDIRASHTEGQAVTVRVKDISPDGKIKLTMRVTEDRSGSSGDSGSGGRSGSSTSRPSYRDQRSSSSSSGSGHRRPRADKSHATDGDDGYSNRKRFF, encoded by the coding sequence ATGTTTGAAATAAAGGAATCCTCCATAAAATGGAAAGGTAAAGATCTGCACATAAAAACGGGCGAGGTGGCACGCCAAACTGCGGGAGTTGCTTCCGTATCTTATGGTGGAACTGTAATACTGGCTGCTGTGACAGTTCAGAAAGATTCTGCTGTTGCAGGTAAGCCATCTGATTTATCGGGCTTAGCTCTGGTGACAAATTTCCTGGCTAAGTCTTATGCTCTTGGCCGTATTCCGACCGGCTTTTTTAAGCGCGAGGGCAAACTCACAGAAAGAGAAATTCTAGCTTCTAGGGTCATTGATAGAGCGATCAGGCCACTTATCCAGGAAAACCTGGTTAATGAAGTAAATATCGTATGTAAACTGCTCGCACATGATAGCAAGAGCGTCCTACCCGAGGTACCTGCCTTGATAGCGGCTTCCGTGGCATTGAAATTGTCCGGAATTCCGTTTGAAGGACCAGTCGTCGGAGTGAATATCGTCAAAAATGCTGATGGAACAATCTCACATAACCAAAGTAGGGAATCTGATTCTGTACTAGAACTGTTCGCTGCATGTACAGAAGATTCAGTGGTCATGGTCGAATCTGAAGCTAATGAAGTTTCAGAGCCGGAGATGGTTTCTGCACTCAAAGATGCACTGGAAAGTACTAAGCCAGTCGTGGCATTCATCAATGAGTTTCTTGTTGGTATTCCTAAACAGAAGTCTGTCGGTGTGTTATATGAGAATGCTGAGCTTTATAGCAAAGTCAAGGAGACATATGAGGAAAGCTTGAAGGCAGTGTATGATGCACAGATAAAGAATAAAGAGGAGCGTTACACCTTACTCGATGTGATTTACCTTGATGCCTACGCTAAATTTGGAGAGATGGGTTTCACTGATGCTGAGGTCAGATTCTTCATAAAGAAAGTGGAGAAGGAAATTGTCAAGAGAAATACTCTAGAAAACGGAGTAAGAATCGATGGCAGAGGTCTTTCTGAAATACGTCCTATTAGCATCTCATTAGACTACTTACCCGGAACGCATGGTTCTGCTTTGTTCACACGTGGTGGGACACAAAGTCTTGTCGTCACAACACTCGGATCTTACCAGGACGAGCAGATCATGGATGACATCGATGGTGAAAGAAGAGAGTCTGTGCTTTTACATTATAACTTCCTACCTTATGCAGTTGGGGAAGTCGGTGCGTTGCGCGCCCCTGGAAGAAGGGAAATCGGTCACGGACGCTTGGCACTCAAAGCACTAAAAGCTATGTTACCAACAAAGGCTACTTTCCCGTATACCATACGAATAGTTTCTGAAATCACGGAATCTGATGGCTCTTCCTCTATGGCTACAGTCTGTGGCTCCTCATTGGCACTCATGGACACTGGTGTTCCGGTGACAAAGCATGTTGCTGGGATCGCTATGGGTCTAATAACCGATGGCGAGAAGTATTCCATCCTAAGTGATATTTCTGGAGATGAGGATGCACTTGGTGACATGGATTTCAAAGTCGCGGGAACGGGAAGTGGTATCACAGCACTGCAGATGGACATGAAGGTCCAAGGAATCAGTGTTGAGATCATCGAAAAGGCGTTAAATCAGGCATTAGAAGGAAGGATGTACATCCTTGGAAAGATGCTAGATGCAATAAGTGCCCCTAGACAAGATGTAAAGAGCTCCGCACCAAAAATACTTTGTTATGAAATCAATAAAGACGTTGTGCACAAGGTCATAGGTAGCGGAGGAAAAACAATCAAAGGGATTTCATGCGATACTGCAAGTAAGATCGATATCGATGCAAATAACTTCGTGCATATCATGGCCGACAGCAAAGAAACGCTAATGAAGGCGAAAGCCAGAATTGATGCAGTCTCTGGCTTCACTGAGAATACGGGTAGTGCTCCTGTAAAAATCAGCATCGGCAAGATATATGAAGGGAAAATAGTAAGCATAGTCGATTTTGGTTTATTTGTTCTTCTTCCAAACAGGCAGGAGGGGCTGGTCCACATCAGTGAAATCAGTAAAGAGCGTGTCAATGATATTCGTGCGTCTCACACTGAGGGACAAGCTGTAACCGTCCGTGTCAAGGACATCAGCCCTGACGGAAAGATCAAGTTGACTATGCGTGTCACTGAGGATAGATCGGGTTCTAGTGGAGATTCGGGATCTGGGGGACGCTCTGGCAGTAGTACCAGTAGACCATCTTATAGGGATCAGCGGAGCTCAAGCTCGAGCTCGGGTTCAGGTCACAGAAGACCACGTGCTGACAAGTCTCACGCCACAGATGGTGATGATGGCTATAGTAACAGGAAGCGCTTCTTTTAG
- the fumC gene encoding class II fumarate hydratase: MDYRIEKDSIGEINVPKKSYWGAQTQRSIENFKIGTEKIPIEVIRAIAVIKLAAARVNANEGLLRKEYLPVIEEVCNEIISEKLDDQFPLSVWQTGSGTQTNMNVNEVIANRAIEKLNGVLGSKSPIHPNDHINMCQSSNDTFPTAMRIAAVKMIGESLIPSLSYLMDVLSEKITDFEGIIKIGRTHMQDATPIPLAQEFSCFRAQLAKSKERLNENLNRLYEIPQGGTAVGTGLNTKKGFDKKIVDEISKITGVSFFPAGNKCEMIAAHDVLVELSGNLNVLATSLMKIGNDIRLLASGPRCGIGELTLPANEPGSSIMPGKVNPTQCEALTMVCTQVMGNHFTVTVAGASGQLQLNTFKPVIIYNVLQSARLLADSMKSFAEKCVCGITANKKQIRLILERSLMLVTALNKHIGYDKAASIAKLAYSKDCTLKEAAVELKLISGEEFDKIVDPETMVEPRN, translated from the coding sequence ATGGACTACAGAATTGAAAAGGACTCAATAGGGGAAATAAATGTACCGAAAAAGAGTTACTGGGGAGCTCAGACGCAGCGATCTATAGAGAATTTTAAGATAGGTACGGAAAAGATTCCAATTGAGGTGATCAGAGCTATTGCTGTGATAAAACTGGCTGCAGCGCGTGTAAATGCAAATGAAGGTTTACTCAGAAAGGAATATTTACCGGTTATAGAGGAAGTATGTAATGAAATTATCTCTGAGAAATTAGATGATCAATTTCCACTCTCAGTCTGGCAAACTGGCTCAGGGACCCAAACAAACATGAATGTTAATGAAGTCATTGCAAACAGGGCAATAGAGAAACTCAATGGTGTATTAGGTAGTAAAAGCCCAATACATCCGAACGATCACATCAATATGTGCCAATCATCCAACGATACATTCCCTACAGCCATGCGTATTGCTGCTGTAAAGATGATTGGAGAATCGCTTATACCATCTCTATCATATCTTATGGATGTACTTTCGGAAAAAATAACAGACTTCGAAGGTATCATAAAAATCGGACGAACTCACATGCAGGATGCAACTCCTATCCCACTTGCACAGGAGTTTTCATGTTTCCGGGCCCAGCTTGCTAAGAGTAAAGAACGCCTTAATGAGAATCTAAATAGGTTATATGAAATACCACAAGGAGGCACGGCAGTAGGTACTGGTCTCAATACGAAGAAGGGATTCGATAAAAAGATAGTCGACGAGATTTCAAAAATCACAGGTGTATCTTTCTTTCCAGCCGGAAATAAGTGTGAGATGATTGCTGCACACGATGTACTAGTTGAGCTCAGCGGCAATTTGAATGTGTTAGCAACGTCGTTGATGAAAATAGGTAACGATATACGACTACTTGCTTCCGGTCCACGATGTGGCATAGGGGAGCTTACTCTGCCCGCAAATGAACCAGGGTCTTCTATAATGCCGGGCAAAGTCAATCCAACACAGTGTGAAGCTCTGACTATGGTATGTACACAAGTGATGGGGAATCATTTTACAGTCACAGTCGCTGGAGCAAGCGGACAGCTTCAGCTAAACACCTTCAAACCAGTGATAATATACAATGTGCTGCAATCAGCACGTTTATTAGCAGATAGTATGAAAAGCTTCGCTGAAAAGTGCGTCTGCGGTATAACTGCAAATAAGAAACAGATCCGCCTTATACTTGAAAGGTCACTGATGCTAGTAACCGCACTGAACAAACACATCGGATATGACAAGGCAGCTAGTATTGCTAAGCTAGCGTACTCAAAGGACTGCACTCTGAAAGAAGCAGCAGTAGAGTTAAAACTGATCTCAGGTGAGGAGTTCGATAAAATAGTTGACCCAGAAACCATGGTGGAGCCACGCAACTAA
- the rpsR gene encoding 30S ribosomal protein S18 translates to MEEARKSRTDAPIDPESESEVDLAIENFDYKNVAFMKRFMTSAGRTLSRRFTSLPAKKQRKMAKEVKKMKFLALVPYCDRHKK, encoded by the coding sequence ATGGAAGAAGCTAGAAAATCTCGTACCGACGCCCCGATCGATCCGGAAAGCGAGTCAGAAGTCGACCTGGCAATTGAGAACTTTGACTACAAAAACGTAGCTTTTATGAAGCGTTTTATGACTTCAGCTGGGCGTACGCTCTCGAGGAGGTTTACGAGTCTACCAGCGAAAAAACAGAGAAAAATGGCAAAGGAAGTGAAAAAGATGAAGTTTCTCGCACTTGTGCCTTACTGCGATCGTCACAAAAAATAG
- a CDS encoding substrate-binding domain-containing protein — protein sequence MFRLFLFCILLTNFVGAREHVQIVGSSTVFPFISVISEEFARTYRVQTPMVESTGTSAGFKLFCMGVGEAHPDIAVSSRRIDETELALCKVYSVDKADILEIKLGEDALVIASDAGSNFRYQFSSDDIFRAIAFYIPSGMSLIKNPNKRWIDIDSKRFYDSEIKIYGPLKNTGTFESIKQLILFRHCLSDPAFKLAYEKDKLRGACSVIRDDGVYVEASSDENVIVQKLVRNPDAFGLFSYSFFIRNASKLKSHQVDGVQPSYESIMSGEYGLTRPIYLYVKIPHLDFVPNLKGLLREVLSDNALGTYGYLRALGMIPVPDKDLQAVREHVRDLTS from the coding sequence ATGTTTCGTCTTTTTTTGTTTTGCATTCTCCTTACCAACTTTGTCGGTGCTAGGGAACACGTACAAATTGTTGGTTCGAGCACTGTGTTTCCATTTATAAGCGTCATCTCTGAGGAGTTTGCGCGGACCTACAGGGTGCAGACTCCAATGGTGGAATCCACAGGTACTAGTGCTGGATTCAAGCTTTTCTGCATGGGTGTCGGTGAAGCTCATCCTGACATTGCAGTTTCGTCGCGCAGGATTGATGAGACGGAGTTGGCCTTGTGCAAGGTGTACTCAGTCGATAAGGCAGACATATTGGAGATAAAACTTGGTGAGGATGCCCTTGTCATAGCCAGTGATGCCGGGAGTAATTTTCGTTATCAATTTTCCAGTGATGATATTTTCAGAGCGATTGCGTTTTATATTCCTAGCGGGATGAGCCTGATTAAGAATCCGAACAAGCGCTGGATTGATATAGATAGTAAAAGATTCTATGATTCAGAGATAAAGATATACGGACCACTCAAGAATACTGGTACCTTTGAATCGATAAAACAGCTTATTCTGTTTCGCCATTGTTTGAGTGATCCTGCATTCAAACTCGCTTACGAAAAGGATAAGCTTAGGGGAGCGTGCTCAGTCATACGAGATGATGGTGTCTATGTCGAAGCAAGTAGCGATGAAAACGTAATAGTCCAGAAGCTCGTACGCAATCCTGATGCGTTCGGTCTATTCAGCTATAGTTTTTTTATTAGGAACGCTAGTAAACTTAAATCGCATCAAGTGGATGGTGTGCAACCCAGTTATGAAAGCATAATGAGTGGTGAGTATGGTTTAACCAGGCCGATATATCTTTATGTAAAAATTCCGCACTTGGATTTTGTTCCGAACCTTAAAGGTCTCCTGAGGGAGGTTCTGAGTGATAATGCGCTTGGGACTTATGGTTATTTGCGAGCTCTTGGTATGATCCCGGTTCCCGATAAAGATCTGCAAGCTGTGAGGGAGCATGTTAGAGATTTAACTTCTTAA
- the purB gene encoding adenylosuccinate lyase — MIPRYTREVAASIWSDETKFSLWLEIELLVCKAHSKLGNIPSDSLEVILSKASFNLERIAAVEATVKHDVIAFLTSVAESVGPASRYIHMGMTSSDVIDTCFSLQLRKAGLLLLDDLDRVLGAIKEKALKYKDTTCVGRSHGIHAEPMTLGLKFARFYQEFKRNRARLLDAIKEISVCKISGAVGQFASIDPFIQEYIAKELDLVPEIPATQVIPRDRYAVFFGILAVIASSMENIATEIRHLQRTEVLECAEFFSPGQKGSSAMPHKKNPVLSENLTGLARIVRSTVIPFLENVPLWHERDISHSSVERVLAPTACITLDFALDRLSKVVSELLVFEDNITDNLNLLRGLIFSQKVLLALVESGKTREEAYEIVQENAMKTWNDKNSSFIEHLKKDARVDLDNIERLFCYEGYLKHVDYIFENVFGE; from the coding sequence ATGATCCCCAGGTACACCAGGGAGGTGGCAGCCTCTATTTGGAGCGATGAGACTAAGTTTTCGCTGTGGCTGGAAATAGAGCTTCTCGTATGCAAGGCGCATAGTAAGCTTGGCAACATCCCATCCGATAGCTTGGAAGTGATCCTTTCTAAAGCCTCATTCAACCTCGAGAGAATAGCGGCTGTCGAGGCAACAGTCAAACATGATGTGATAGCGTTCTTGACAAGCGTCGCTGAGTCTGTCGGCCCTGCTTCCAGATATATACATATGGGCATGACTAGTTCCGATGTCATAGATACCTGCTTCTCGCTGCAGCTTAGGAAAGCAGGATTGTTGCTGTTGGATGATCTGGATCGCGTCCTTGGGGCAATCAAGGAGAAGGCTCTAAAATATAAAGATACTACCTGTGTTGGTAGAAGTCATGGAATCCACGCTGAGCCAATGACTTTAGGTCTAAAATTCGCACGTTTTTACCAAGAGTTCAAAAGAAATCGTGCTAGACTGCTAGATGCAATAAAGGAAATATCCGTGTGCAAGATTTCAGGAGCTGTAGGGCAGTTCGCTAGTATAGACCCTTTCATACAGGAATACATCGCAAAAGAGTTAGATCTAGTTCCTGAGATTCCGGCGACACAAGTAATACCACGGGACAGATATGCAGTTTTTTTCGGAATACTGGCTGTGATAGCGTCTTCCATGGAAAATATCGCAACTGAGATCAGGCATCTACAAAGGACTGAGGTCCTCGAATGCGCCGAATTCTTTTCCCCGGGTCAAAAAGGTAGTTCTGCTATGCCACACAAAAAAAATCCCGTTCTCAGTGAGAACCTGACGGGGTTAGCACGTATAGTCAGAAGCACTGTCATTCCATTCCTTGAGAACGTTCCCCTGTGGCATGAAAGGGATATCTCCCATTCCTCAGTTGAAAGAGTTCTTGCACCTACTGCATGCATAACCCTGGATTTCGCGTTAGATAGACTTTCCAAAGTAGTAAGTGAACTACTAGTCTTCGAGGATAATATTACTGATAATCTTAATCTTCTTCGTGGACTTATCTTCTCGCAAAAAGTGCTGCTGGCACTCGTGGAATCTGGCAAGACTAGGGAAGAAGCTTATGAAATAGTCCAGGAAAACGCTATGAAAACTTGGAACGATAAGAATTCTTCGTTTATCGAACACCTGAAAAAAGATGCGCGTGTTGATCTTGATAACATAGAAAGGCTTTTTTGTTATGAAGGCTATCTGAAACATGTTGATTACATATTCGAGAATGTCTTTGGCGAGTAA